In Arachis stenosperma cultivar V10309 chromosome 1, arast.V10309.gnm1.PFL2, whole genome shotgun sequence, one DNA window encodes the following:
- the LOC130932773 gene encoding uncharacterized protein LOC130932773 produces the protein MRKRKGTWEVRRYNEPNTCMATLISSDHKQLDYHVIYARIFPLVRADASVSIKVLQEATKATYDFRPSYRKVWLAKQKAVAQIYGDWEESYADLPHWILGVRSTMDGSIALLKTSPVRVGDQVDEDRVYFHRMFWTFPPCIEAFRHCKPLVSIDGTHLYGKYGGTLLLAIAQDGNSNILPVAFALVEGENAEPWSYFLSNLRRHVTPQQGILVISDRHNGIKAALESPDSGWRPPHAYRAFCIRHVAANFALTFKGQDARRWLVNVAYAKTEAKFDYWFDIMRTENPAMCDWTAEAQLVSGHRFSESLVKAIERNLKDSRCFTVTVLDRHQLDYTVAETTPTGKFSLGSYRVSLQDRTCDYGYFQALHYPCCHAIACCAQSRLDWATYVDEVYTMSEVFKVYQMSFAPCIPKGLWPPYDGPTVIPDPSMRRAREGRPRSTHIRNNMDEADTSRPKRCGLCRQPGHTRRGCPQRGSTSGI, from the exons ATGCGGAAAAGGAAGGGCACATGGGAAGTTAGGAGGTACAACGAACCAAACACGTGTATGGCCACATTGATATCGAGCGACCACAAGCAGCTTGATTATCATGTCATCTATGCGAGAATCTTTCCATTGGTTAGAGCTGATGCGTCCGTGTCGATTAAGGTGTTGCAAGAGGCAACGAAAGCGACATATGATTTCAGGCCTAGTTATCGGAAGGTGTGGTTGGCGAAGCAGAAGGCGGTAGCGCAGATCTATGGCGATTGGGAGGAATCATATGCGGATCTGCCCCACTGGATCCTTGGGGTCAGATCCACCATGGACGGTTCCATTGCTCTGCTAAAGACCTCCCCGGTTAGAGTGGGTGACCAGGTTGATGAAGATAGAGTCTACTTTCATCGCATGTTTTGGACATTCCCTCCATGTATTGAGGCATTCCGCCACTGTAAGCCACTCGTAAGCATCGACGGAACACACCTGTATGGAAAGTATGGCGGGACATTGTTGTTGGCGATTGCTCAGGATGGTAACTCGAATATTTTGCCTGTTGCGTTTGCACTTGTGGAGGGGGAAAATGCGGAGCCTTGGTCATACTTTCTATCCAATCTTAGAAGACATGTTACTCCACAGCAAGGTATTCTCGTGATCTCTGATAGACACAACGGCATCAAGGCTGCACTGGAGTCCCCCGATAGTGGTTGGCGACCTCCCCATGCTTATCGGGCATTTTGTATTCGGCATGTTGCTGCAAATTTTGCCCTTACTTTCAAGGGGCAGGATGCGAGGAGGTGGCTGGTAAATGTCGCTTATGCAAAGACGGAAGCGAAATTTGACTATTGGTTTGATATAATGAGGACAGAGAACCCGGCCATGTGTGATTGG ACAGCAGAGGCACAGTTAGTGTCCGGGCACCGGTTTTCGGAGTCACTTGTTAAGGCCATTGAGCGGAACTTGAAGGATTCGAGGTGCTTCACCGTGACTGTGTTAGATAGGCATCAACTTGACTATACAGTGGCTGAGACTACCCCCACGGGCAAATTCTCGTTAGGTAGCTATCGAGTTTCTCTACAGGATCGCACCTGCGACTATGGATACTTCCAGGCGCTGCACTACCCCTGTTGCCATGCCATCGCATGCTGTGCACAGTCACGGCTAGATTGGGCCACTTACGTCGATGAAGTGTACACCATGTCTGAGGTGTTTAAGGTGTATCAGATGTCCTTTGCACCTTGTATTCCAAAGGGGCTTTGGCCCCCGTATGACGGTCCGACTGTGATCCCTGACCCGAGCATGAGACGGGCAAGAGAAGGACGACCACGGTCCACCCACATCCGCAACAACATGGACGAAGCTGACACCAGTCGACCGAAGCGGTGTGGCCTATGCAGGCAGCCCGGTCACACCCGAAGGGGTTGCCCTCAGCGAGGTTCTACCAGCGGCATCTAG
- the LOC130968850 gene encoding bifunctional purple acid phosphatase 26 has product MLLHFFLASFVFLSSVKDGSARITSSFVRSEYPSTDIPLDHEAFAVPKGYNAPQQVHITQGDYDGKAVIISWVTTDEPGSCKVQYGTSENKLQDSADGSFTNYTFYQYKSGFIHQCLIEDLEYDTKYYYRIGSGDSSRDFWFKTPPKVGPDAPYKFGIIGDLGQTFNSLSTLDHYIESGAETVLFVGDLSYADRYQYNDVGQRWDTWGRFVEKSTAYQPWIWSAGNHEIDYMPYMGEVVPFRNFLNRFPTPYLASKSSNPLWYAIRRASAHIIVISSYSPFVKYTPQWTWLKDELKRVDREKTPWLIVLMHVPLYNSNEAHYMEGESMRAAFESWFIDHKVDVIFAGHVHAYERSYRYSNVDYNITSGHRYPVPDKSAPLYITVGDGGNQEGLASRFTEPQPQYSAFREASYGHSTLEIMNRTHAVYHWNRNDDGKKVKTDSFVLHNQYWGSHRRRKLNKHLLVRLFDADTITTI; this is encoded by the exons ATGTTGCTTCATTTTTTCCTAGCTTCCTTTGTGTTCCTCAGCTCTGTCAAAGATGGGAGTGCCAGGATCACAAGCTCTTTCGTTCGCTCAGAGTATCCATCCACCGACATCCCCCTCGACCATGAAGCATTTGCAGTTCCAAAGGGTTACAATGCACCTCAACAA GTACATATCACCCAAGGTGACTATGATGGAAAAGCAGTGATCATCTCCTGGGTGACAACTGATGAACCAGGATCCTGCAAAGTGCAATATGGAACATCAGAGAATAAACTTCAAGATTCTGCAGATGGTTCATTTACAAACTACACTTTCTATCAATACAAGTCTGGTTTCATTCATCAGTGCCTTATTGAAGATCTTGAG TATGACACTAAATACTATTACAGAATAGGAAGTGGTGATTCTTCTCGAGATTTTTGGTTCAAAACACCTCCCAAAGTGGGGCCAGATGCTCCCTACAAATTTGGAATCATTG GTGATTTGGGCCAGACATTTAATTCGCTTTCCACACTTGATCACTACATTGAGAGCGGAGCTGAGACTGTGCTGTTTGTTGGGGATCTTTCTTATGCTGATAGGTATCAGTACAATGATGTTGGTCAGCGGTGGGATACATGGGGCCGGTTCGTTGAAAAAAGTACAGCATATCAACCATGGATTTGGTCTGCTGGAAATCATGAAATAGATTACATGCCCTATATG GGAGAAGTTGTTCCTTTCAGGAATTTTCTTAACCGATTTCCTACTCCTTATTTGGCCTCCAAAAGCAGCAACCCCCTCTGGTATGCAATCCGGCGTGCATCTGCTCATATTATTGTGATATCCAGCTATTCACCTTTTG TGAAGTACACACCTCAGTGGACTTGGCTCAAAGATGAGCTCAAGCGAGTTGATCGGGAGAAGACACCTTGGCTCATTGTTCTAATGCATGTGCCACTCTACAACAGTAATGAAGCGCATTACATGGAGGGTGAAAGCATGCGAGCAGCTTTCGAGAGCTGGTTCATCGATCATAAAGTTGATGTGATCTTTGCTGGTCATGTTCATGCTTATGAAAGATCG TATCGTTACTCCAATGTTGACTACAACATCACCAGCGGTCACCGGTATCCCGTACCGGACAAATCAGCACCTCTTTACATAACAGTTGGAGATGGAGGAAATCAAGAAGGTCTTGCTTCAAG GTTTACCGAACCACAGCCTCAATACTCTGCGTTTCGAGAAGCCAGCTATGGACACTCCACTCTGGAGATAATGAATAGGACCCATGCTGTCTACCACTGGAATCGCAATGATGATGGCAAGAAAGTCAAAACTGACTCATTCGTGTTGCATAACCAGTATTG GGGAAGTCATAGGAGAAGAAAGCTGAACAAGCATCTTCTAGTGAGGCTATTTGATGCAGATACAATTACCACCATCTAA
- the LOC130968841 gene encoding synaptotagmin-5, translated as MGFVFGLVVGVVVGLAVIVGFVRSENARSKQRSQLAATIAAFARMSVEDSRKLLPPQFYPSWVVFSNRQKLTWLNSHLTKIWPYVNEAASELIKMSVEPILEQYRPIILASLKFSKFTLGTVAPQFTGVSIIEDGGDGVTMELEMQWDGNPSIILDIKTLLGVALPVQVKNIGFTGVFRLIFKPLVDEFPGFGAISYSLRHKKNLDFTLKVVGGDISAIPGLYDAIEGAIRDAVEDSITWPVRKVVTILPGDYSDLELKPVGILEVKLVQARELTNKDIIGKSDPYAVLYIRPLRDRMKTSKTINNDLNPIWNEHFDFIVEDQSTQHLVVKIFDSEGLQSSELIGCAHVKLSELEPGKVNDKWLKLVKDLEIQRDNKNRGQVHLELLYIPFGMENSFTNPFATKYSMTSLEKVLKSSTNGIESNGNENEFTQKRKEVIIRGVLSVTVISAEDLPATDLLGKSDPFVVLSLKKAETKNKTRVVNDCLNPVWNQTFDFVVEDGLHDMLMVEVYDHDTFGKDYMGRCILTLTRVILEGEYKERFELEGAKSGYLNLHLKWMPQPIYRDS; from the exons atgGGTTTCGTGTTTGGGTTGGTGGTGGGGGTAGTGGTGGGGCTCGCCGTCATCGTCGGATTCGTCCGCTCAGAGAATGCTCGCTCCAAGCAGCGATCTCAGCTCGCCGCCACCATCGCCGCCTTCGCCAGGATGTCCGTCGAAGATTCCAGAAAGCTCCTCCCGCCTCAGTTCTACCCTTCTTGGGTCGTCTTCTCCAACCGCCAGAAGTTA ACGTGGCTCAACTCGCATCTTACTAAGATCTGGCCCTATGTTAATGAA GCTGCTTCTGAGCTCATAAAGATGTCGGTGGAACCGATTCTAGAACAATACAGACCCATCATATTGGCTTCTCTCAAGTTTTCCAAGTTTACTCTTGGCACTGTTGCACCACAGTTTACAG GGGTTTCTATAATTGAAGATGGAGGGGATGGTGTTACAATGGAGTTGGAAATGCAGTGGGATGGCAATCCAAGCATTATACTTGATATTAAAACTCTGCTTGGTGTTGCACTACCAGTACAG GTAAAAAATATAGGATTTACAGGTGTTTTCAGATTGATTTTTAAGCCACTAGTTGATGAATTTCCTGGTTTTGGAGCCATTAGCTATTCTTTAAGACACAAG AAAAACTTGGATTTTACATTGAAAGTCGTTGGCGGTGACATATCAGCAATCCCTGGATTATACGATGCAATTGAG GGGGCAATTCGGGATGCTGTTGAAGATTCTATTACATGGCCTGTGAGAAAAGTTGTAACTATCTTGCCTGGAGACTACAG TGATCTGGAGTTGAAGCCTGTCGGGATATTAGAAGTAAAGCTTGTGCAAGCAAGGGAATTGACAAACAAGGATATCATTGGGAAATCGGATCCATATGCTGTCTTATACATACGGCCTTTACGTGACAGAATGAAGACTAGCAAGACAATT AACAATGATTTGAATCCTATTTGGAACGAACACTTTGATTTTATTGTTGAAGATCAGTCCACTCAGCACTTAGTGGTTAAAATCTTTGATTCTGAAGGTTTACAATCATCTGAATTGATTGGGTGTGCTCATGTCAAGCTTAGTGAACTTGAGCCTGGTAAAGTTAACGATAAGTGGTTGAAGCTGGTTAAGGATTTGGAGATCCAAAGAGATAACAAGAACAGAGGGCAG GTACATTTGGAGCTTTTGTACATTCCTTTTGGCATGGAGAATAGCTTTACCAACCCATTTGCTACCAAGTACTCAATGACATCCTTGGAAAAGGTTCTCAAAAGTTCAACAAATGGAATAGAGTCTAATGGAAATGAAAATGAATTTACACAGAAGAGAAAGGAGGTTATTATTAGAGGAGTCCTTTCTGTTACAGTGATATCTGCTGAAGATTTGCCTGCAACCGATCTCCTGGGGAAATCTGATCCTTTTGTTGTTCTTAGTTTGAAGAAAGcagaaactaaaaataaaacCAGG GTTGTCAATGACTGCTTGAATCCTGTTTGGAATCAAACATTTGACTTCGTGGTTGAGGATGGATTACATGATATGCTAATGGTGGAAGTGTATGACCATGACACATTCGGAAAG GATTATATGGGAAGATGCATATTGACGCTTACTAGGGTCATATTGGAGGGGGAATACAAAGAACGTTTTGAGCTTGAAGGTGCAAAATCTGGTTATTTGAATTTGCATCTCAAGTGGATGCCTCAACCAATTTACCGTGATTCTTGA
- the LOC130968860 gene encoding putative chloride channel-like protein CLC-g isoform X1 yields MLLALRKDTLNGDPESLHQPLLSSQRSLVNSTSQVAIVGSNVSPIESLDYEIIENEFFKQDWRSRGASQIFQYIFMKWLLCFLIGLIVSLIAFCNNLAVENLAGIKFVITSNMMLERRFLLAFAVFFASNLGLTIFSAVITALIAPAATGSGIPEVKAYLNGVDAPGIFTVRTLFVKIIGSITAVSSSLLIGKAGPMVHTGACVASLLGQGGSKRYGLTWKWLRFFKNDRDRRDLVMCGSAAGIAAAFRAPVGGVLFALEEMTSWWRSALLWRAFFTTAIVAIVLRAMIDVCLSGKCGLFGKGGLIMFDVYSASISYHLAEVPLVFILGVIGGILGSLYNFMLSKVLRVYNFINEKGTICKIVLACVISIFTSFLLFGLPWFASCQPCPLDAAEPCPTIGRSGNFKKFQCPPDHYNDLASLIFNTNDDAIRNLFSRDTNEEFQYSSMFIFFITCFFLSIFSYGVVAPAGLFVPVIVTGASYGRFVGMLVGKRTNLHHGLYAVLGAASFLGGSMRTTVSLCVIMLELTNNLLLLPLIMMVLLVSKTVADAFNANIYDLIMKAKGFPYLETHAEPYMRQLMVGDVVTGPLQMFNGIEKVRNIVFILKTTRHNGFPVIDEPPLSEAPVLSGLILRDHLVTLLKNKVFSSTPRAIGDDVFKKFTSDDFAKKGSNKGEKIEDIQLTEEEMEMFIDLHPFTNTSPYTVVETMSLGKALTLFREVGLRHLLVIPKITGRSPVVGILTRHDFMPEHILGVHPLLVSSRWKRLRFRFRCLGNLFSGF; encoded by the exons ATGCTGTTGGCGTTGAGGAAAGACACGCTTAATGGTGACCCTGAGTCTCTTCACCAACCTTTGCTTTCTTCCCAAAGATCCTTAGTCAACTCTACTTCTCAGGTTGCCATCGTAGGCTCCAATGTCTCCCCAATTGAGAGCCTTGACTACGA GATCATAGAGAACGAGTTCTTCAAGCAGGATTGGAGAAGCAGAGGGGCCTCTCAGATATTCCAATACATATTCATGAAGTGGCTCTTGTGCTTCCTCATTGGTTTGATCGTTAGCCTCATCGCATTCTGCAACAATCTCGCTGTTGAGAATCTCGCTGGCATCAAGTTTGTTATCACATCCAATATGATGTTGGAAAGGAG GTTTCTGTTGGCATTTGCAGTATTTTTCGCTTCGAATTTGGGTCTCACTATCTTTTCTGCTGTAATCACGGCTTTGATAGCACCGGCAGCTACTGGTTCCGGTATACCGGAGGTGAAGGCTTACCTAAATGGGGTGGATGCACCTGGAATTTTTACTGTACGGACTCTGTTTGTTAAG ATTATTGGAAGCATTACAGCAGTgtcatcatctcttcttattgGGAAAGCAGGGCCCATGGTCCATACAGGTGCATGTGTGGCATCATTGTTGGGGCAGGGCGGGTCGAAGAGATATGGTTTAACGTGGAAGTGGTTACGCTTTTTTAAGAATGACCGAGATCGACGAGATTTGGTAATGTGTGGATCAGCTGCTGGAATTGCTGCTGCCTTTCGTGCCCCAGTTGGTGGGGTGTTGTTTGCTCTTGAAGAGATGACATCTTG GTGGAGAAGTGCACTTCTCTGGAGAGCTTTCTTCACAACAGCAATAGTTGCAATTGTGCTTCGTGCTATGATTGATGTATGTTTAAGTGGTAAATGTGGGTTATTTGGTAAAGGGGGACTGATAATGTTTGATGTTTATTCAGCAAGTATTTCATATCATTTGGCGGAAGTTCCTCTTGTGTTTATTCTTGGTGTTATAGGAGGGATTCTCGGAAGCTTATATAACTTTATGCTGAGCAAAGTTCTTCGTGTATACAATTTTATCAATGA GAAAGGCACCATATGCAAAATTGTGCTTGCCTGTGTAATCTCCATTTTTAcctcctttcttctttttggatTGCCATGGTTTGCATCTTGCCAACCTTGTCCTCTTGATGCAGCAGAGCCTTGCCCAACAATAGGCCGATCCGGCAACTTCAAGAAATTCCAATGCCCACCCGATCACTACAATGATCTTGCCAGCCTCATTTTTAACACAAACGATGATGCTATTAGGAATCTATTTAGCAGGGACACTAATGAAGAGTTTCAGTATTCATCAATGTTCATCTTTTTCATCACATGCTTTTTCTTAAGTATCTTTAGCTATGGAGTTGTTGCTCCAGCTGGTCTCTTTGTGCCAGTTATTGTTACTGGTGCATCTTATGGTCGCTTTGTTGGCATGTTGGTAGGTAAAAGGACCAATCTTCACCATGGCCTTTATGCTGTTCTTGGTGCTGCTTCTTTTCTCGGTGGATCGATGAGGACAACAGTTTCGCTATGTGTAATTATGCTGGAATTgacaaataatttgttattgctACCGTTGATCATGATGGTGCTTTTGGTATCCAAGACTGTAGCTGATGCTTTCAATGCAAATATATATGACCTTATTATGAAAGCCAAAGGTTTCCCTTATTTAGAAACTCATGCTGAACCATATATGAGGCAGCTAATGGTAGGTGACGTCGTCACGGGGCCACTTCAGATGTTTAACGGCATTGAGAAAGTCCGCAATATAGTGTTCATTCTCAAAACTACAAGGCACAACGGATTTCCTGTTATCGATGAGCCTCCACTTTCTGAAGCACCAGTTTTATCAGGTTTAATCCTCCGTGACCATCTTGTTACTTTGTTAAAGAATAAAGTTTTTTCGTCCACACCAAGGGCGATAGGGGATGATGTCTTCAAGAAATTTACATCAGATGATTTTGCAAAGAAGGGTTCAAACAAAGGTGAAAAGATAGAAGATATACAACTAACAGAGGAAGAAATGGAAATGTTCATAGATTTACATCCATTTACAAATACATCACCATATACTGTTGTGGAGACAATGTCACTGGGAAAGGCCCTTACACTTTTTCGAGAAGTAGGTTTAAGGCACCTGCTAGTGATACCCAAGATCACTGGT AGATCACCTGTAGTGGGTATACTAACGCGACACGACTTCATGCCGGAACATATATTGGGGGTGCATCCTTTGCTGGTAAGTAGCAGGTGGAAAAGACTAAGGTTCCGGTTCCGTTGTCTGGGAAATCTCTTCTCTGGCTTCTGA
- the LOC130968860 gene encoding putative chloride channel-like protein CLC-g isoform X2 codes for MLLALRKDTLNGDPESLHQPLLSSQRSLVNSTSQVAIVGSNVSPIESLDYEIIENEFFKQDWRSRGASQIFQYIFMKWLLCFLIGLIVSLIAFCNNLAVENLAGIKFVITSNMMLERRFLLAFAVFFASNLGLTIFSAVITALIAPAATGSGIPEVKAYLNGVDAPGIFTVRTLFVKIIGSITAVSSSLLIGKAGPMVHTGACVASLLGQGGSKRYGLTWKWLRFFKNDRDRRDLVMCGSAAGIAAAFRAPVGGVLFALEEMTSWWRSALLWRAFFTTAIVAIVLRAMIDVCLSGKCGLFGKGGLIMFDVYSASISYHLAEVPLVFILGVIGGILGSLYNFMLSKVLRVYNFINEKGTICKIVLACVISIFTSFLLFGLPWFASCQPCPLDAAEPCPTIGRSGNFKKFQCPPDHYNDLASLIFNTNDDAIRNLFSRDTNEEFQYSSMFIFFITCFFLSIFSYGVVAPAGLFVPVIVTGASYGRFVGMLVGKRTNLHHGLYAVLGAASFLGGSMRTTVSLCVIMLELTNNLLLLPLIMMVLLVSKTVADAFNANIYDLIMKAKGFPYLETHAEPYMRQLMVGDVVTGPLQMFNGIEKVRNIVFILKTTRHNGFPVIDEPPLSEAPVLSDDFAKKGSNKGEKIEDIQLTEEEMEMFIDLHPFTNTSPYTVVETMSLGKALTLFREVGLRHLLVIPKITGRSPVVGILTRHDFMPEHILGVHPLLVSSRWKRLRFRFRCLGNLFSGF; via the exons ATGCTGTTGGCGTTGAGGAAAGACACGCTTAATGGTGACCCTGAGTCTCTTCACCAACCTTTGCTTTCTTCCCAAAGATCCTTAGTCAACTCTACTTCTCAGGTTGCCATCGTAGGCTCCAATGTCTCCCCAATTGAGAGCCTTGACTACGA GATCATAGAGAACGAGTTCTTCAAGCAGGATTGGAGAAGCAGAGGGGCCTCTCAGATATTCCAATACATATTCATGAAGTGGCTCTTGTGCTTCCTCATTGGTTTGATCGTTAGCCTCATCGCATTCTGCAACAATCTCGCTGTTGAGAATCTCGCTGGCATCAAGTTTGTTATCACATCCAATATGATGTTGGAAAGGAG GTTTCTGTTGGCATTTGCAGTATTTTTCGCTTCGAATTTGGGTCTCACTATCTTTTCTGCTGTAATCACGGCTTTGATAGCACCGGCAGCTACTGGTTCCGGTATACCGGAGGTGAAGGCTTACCTAAATGGGGTGGATGCACCTGGAATTTTTACTGTACGGACTCTGTTTGTTAAG ATTATTGGAAGCATTACAGCAGTgtcatcatctcttcttattgGGAAAGCAGGGCCCATGGTCCATACAGGTGCATGTGTGGCATCATTGTTGGGGCAGGGCGGGTCGAAGAGATATGGTTTAACGTGGAAGTGGTTACGCTTTTTTAAGAATGACCGAGATCGACGAGATTTGGTAATGTGTGGATCAGCTGCTGGAATTGCTGCTGCCTTTCGTGCCCCAGTTGGTGGGGTGTTGTTTGCTCTTGAAGAGATGACATCTTG GTGGAGAAGTGCACTTCTCTGGAGAGCTTTCTTCACAACAGCAATAGTTGCAATTGTGCTTCGTGCTATGATTGATGTATGTTTAAGTGGTAAATGTGGGTTATTTGGTAAAGGGGGACTGATAATGTTTGATGTTTATTCAGCAAGTATTTCATATCATTTGGCGGAAGTTCCTCTTGTGTTTATTCTTGGTGTTATAGGAGGGATTCTCGGAAGCTTATATAACTTTATGCTGAGCAAAGTTCTTCGTGTATACAATTTTATCAATGA GAAAGGCACCATATGCAAAATTGTGCTTGCCTGTGTAATCTCCATTTTTAcctcctttcttctttttggatTGCCATGGTTTGCATCTTGCCAACCTTGTCCTCTTGATGCAGCAGAGCCTTGCCCAACAATAGGCCGATCCGGCAACTTCAAGAAATTCCAATGCCCACCCGATCACTACAATGATCTTGCCAGCCTCATTTTTAACACAAACGATGATGCTATTAGGAATCTATTTAGCAGGGACACTAATGAAGAGTTTCAGTATTCATCAATGTTCATCTTTTTCATCACATGCTTTTTCTTAAGTATCTTTAGCTATGGAGTTGTTGCTCCAGCTGGTCTCTTTGTGCCAGTTATTGTTACTGGTGCATCTTATGGTCGCTTTGTTGGCATGTTGGTAGGTAAAAGGACCAATCTTCACCATGGCCTTTATGCTGTTCTTGGTGCTGCTTCTTTTCTCGGTGGATCGATGAGGACAACAGTTTCGCTATGTGTAATTATGCTGGAATTgacaaataatttgttattgctACCGTTGATCATGATGGTGCTTTTGGTATCCAAGACTGTAGCTGATGCTTTCAATGCAAATATATATGACCTTATTATGAAAGCCAAAGGTTTCCCTTATTTAGAAACTCATGCTGAACCATATATGAGGCAGCTAATGGTAGGTGACGTCGTCACGGGGCCACTTCAGATGTTTAACGGCATTGAGAAAGTCCGCAATATAGTGTTCATTCTCAAAACTACAAGGCACAACGGATTTCCTGTTATCGATGAGCCTCCACTTTCTGAAGCACCAGTTTTATCAG ATGATTTTGCAAAGAAGGGTTCAAACAAAGGTGAAAAGATAGAAGATATACAACTAACAGAGGAAGAAATGGAAATGTTCATAGATTTACATCCATTTACAAATACATCACCATATACTGTTGTGGAGACAATGTCACTGGGAAAGGCCCTTACACTTTTTCGAGAAGTAGGTTTAAGGCACCTGCTAGTGATACCCAAGATCACTGGT AGATCACCTGTAGTGGGTATACTAACGCGACACGACTTCATGCCGGAACATATATTGGGGGTGCATCCTTTGCTGGTAAGTAGCAGGTGGAAAAGACTAAGGTTCCGGTTCCGTTGTCTGGGAAATCTCTTCTCTGGCTTCTGA